From Thiohalorhabdus denitrificans, the proteins below share one genomic window:
- a CDS encoding phospholipase D family protein, whose translation MLSPDAREVATNILRPPAGYRLDRTVMTTYSLDLEVLLALPLAVLAQADGGVEDLLEDPVLLLQALREASDRVHVYVDEAGIALPSVQRDLYGALDSSVHPVRAPGGGAFHPKVWVARFLSGEDEPLLRVAVASRNLTFDRSWDVALVSEAPPGEEAQAASQPLADLVRRLPSLGREPLGPELEAALEGIADELARTAFPAPHGFQDPIAFQTLGLDGPDGGLWQPVAGAQRLLAVSPFVGKGALDSLAGQEAKELRLVSRAEALDALPADALKPWENQHVLMEAALDEPGDDTAGRPSGLHAKLIAAEYGDRVQWYLGSANLTPAAFRGRNVEVMARLEAPLKPEGADDGRGIDAFWDGGFASLCMKYQRHEAAEEDQAKKDAQQALERQRDALLNAGLTIQCAPGEDYWQWRIEGSVPEVDGVTVEAWPVTLGRDHARPWGVSMEWPLGMERLTAFVAFRLRAAAEVDDVTLVAKLPAEGLPEGRMHRVLRTLIDSPERFLAFLRALLGGLEGLVDWAETGGEEGQRQDRGVPLQAETILEDLLRVASRDPERLDTVRRIMEDLAEEGASGEQVVPEDLYAIWQAVDAALQEEAQT comes from the coding sequence ATGCTCTCCCCGGACGCCCGCGAAGTTGCCACGAACATCCTCCGGCCCCCGGCGGGTTACCGCCTCGACCGCACGGTGATGACCACCTACAGCCTGGACCTGGAGGTGCTGCTGGCCCTGCCGCTGGCGGTGCTGGCCCAGGCCGATGGCGGAGTAGAGGATCTGCTGGAAGACCCGGTCCTGCTGCTGCAGGCCCTGCGCGAGGCTTCGGACCGCGTCCACGTGTACGTGGACGAGGCGGGAATCGCCCTGCCCAGTGTCCAGCGGGACCTGTACGGCGCCCTGGATTCCAGCGTCCATCCCGTCCGAGCCCCCGGCGGCGGGGCCTTCCACCCCAAGGTGTGGGTGGCCCGGTTCCTGAGCGGAGAGGACGAGCCGCTGCTGCGCGTGGCGGTGGCTTCCCGCAACCTCACTTTCGACCGTTCCTGGGACGTGGCATTGGTTAGCGAGGCGCCGCCCGGGGAAGAAGCGCAGGCGGCCTCGCAGCCGCTGGCGGACCTGGTCCGGCGCCTACCCAGTCTGGGCCGCGAGCCACTGGGGCCGGAGCTGGAGGCCGCCCTCGAAGGAATCGCCGATGAATTGGCCCGCACCGCTTTCCCGGCTCCCCACGGCTTCCAGGATCCCATTGCCTTTCAAACCTTGGGGTTGGACGGCCCGGACGGTGGGCTGTGGCAGCCGGTGGCTGGGGCCCAGCGGCTTCTTGCGGTCTCCCCCTTCGTGGGCAAGGGAGCCCTGGATAGCCTTGCAGGCCAGGAGGCGAAGGAACTGCGCCTGGTCAGCCGCGCCGAGGCCCTGGACGCCCTGCCGGCGGACGCCCTGAAGCCCTGGGAGAACCAGCACGTGCTGATGGAGGCCGCGCTGGATGAGCCCGGGGACGATACGGCCGGTCGTCCCTCCGGGCTGCACGCCAAGCTGATCGCGGCGGAGTACGGCGACCGTGTGCAGTGGTACCTGGGCTCCGCCAACCTGACGCCGGCGGCGTTCCGGGGGCGGAACGTGGAGGTGATGGCGCGCCTGGAGGCGCCACTGAAGCCCGAGGGCGCCGATGATGGAAGGGGCATCGACGCCTTCTGGGACGGGGGCTTCGCCAGCCTGTGCATGAAATACCAGCGCCATGAGGCTGCCGAGGAGGACCAGGCAAAGAAGGACGCCCAGCAGGCCCTGGAAAGACAGCGGGACGCCCTCCTGAACGCCGGGCTGACCATCCAGTGCGCCCCGGGGGAGGATTACTGGCAGTGGCGGATCGAAGGTTCGGTCCCGGAAGTGGACGGTGTCACCGTGGAGGCCTGGCCGGTCACACTGGGCAGGGATCACGCACGCCCCTGGGGCGTGTCCATGGAATGGCCGTTAGGGATGGAGCGGCTCACCGCGTTCGTGGCCTTCCGCTTGCGCGCCGCGGCGGAGGTGGACGACGTGACGCTGGTGGCGAAGCTGCCTGCCGAGGGCCTGCCCGAGGGGCGCATGCACCGGGTGCTCCGGACCCTGATCGATTCTCCCGAGCGTTTCCTGGCCTTCCTGCGCGCCCTGCTTGGCGGCCTGGAAGGGCTGGTGGACTGGGCCGAGACCGGGGGAGAAGAGGGCCAGAGGCAGGATCGCGGCGTGCCTCTGCAGGCCGAGACCATCCTGGAGGACCTGTTGCGCGTAGCCTCGCGCGACCCCGAGCGCCTGGATACGGTCCGCCGGATCATGGAGGACCTGGCGGAGGAGGGCGCTAGCGGCGAGCAGGTGGTTCCGGAGGACCTGTACGCCATCTGGCAGGCCGTTGATGCGGCGCTGCAAGAGGAGGCCCAAACGTGA
- a CDS encoding helicase-related protein, with protein sequence MSRPDPEAILAPLKSFQRRTVDHAFHRLFEAEGSTRRFLVADEVGLGKTLVARGIIARGLDHLWDTTDRIDVIYICSNQNIARSNLPKLQVTGQAEDAEAHATRLTMLATEMAPEKRQADGKEGSLPKANFVSFTPGTSFDLRSSGGKSEERQVLYWLLEEVVPAKTGLKNLLQGWVGTERWRQALRSSWPLEPGIKERFQQRVQADERLLGELEAAIDRWFLQGPEGYPNGEYPDEARRKRDRLTGQLRQHLAEVCIEALEPDLVILDEFQRFKTLVNQDEAGPDAAAKLAQRLFHTRNARGEPVHTLLLSATPYKLYTADAEEEDNHYRDFLATTRFLLDYDEVRVAVLEERLAAFGRELKRAAKGQSHDVVAARQAAEECLQAIMARTERVAASDEQDAMVEEHGTDLSLAPGDVRQYLAADAWFTAVGDRDPMAYWKAGPYLPHFMQGYKVNERVREAREGQPDKLKRVLDSYPDAFLDRNALARWERMDPSHAKLRSMVNELLDTGLWKLLWMPPSLPYWSLGGPFQGQDHRTKTLLFSAWNFVPDVVSGVLSYEAERRMTGGALKDYWEQRSPLLRLGEQNRTRSRHRLLLLLMPSTVLADCAHPLAAPEGADVRGWVRGRIEAMLGELDWQADPAEEPDPRWEYMAPLLLDPGLRDFLQYWASASPEETGKPNPDVLPAYLQDLLELDPASLGPQPEGLAEHLTDLALGAPGVIATRTLGSAALSDQKRRTLATRFAQAYWNLFNRPAVMSLLEQLEGREGALGEHVYWRRVLRYCIDGNLQAVMDETWHLAWEQHAWSKEAPADKVAEVCVEELAARIDPRPTRVHAHFLQPDGNGGLEPNTLRIRTTFAQRFGDLRTEEGMVSQDAIRAAFNSPFRPFVLTSTSVGQEGLDFHPWCHRLVHWNLPGNPVDLEQREGRIHRYKGHAVRRNVADQFGKDARAGWAPGADLWELLFSVADRSAREKGANDLIPFWIAPGPFKVQRHVPALPYTREVEAFRRLKHQLATYRVVFGQPRQEELLTMLGEADVSTEQLSEWTIQLSPTRALLNPGNMDYP encoded by the coding sequence GTGAGTCGTCCCGATCCGGAAGCCATTCTCGCCCCCCTGAAGTCCTTCCAGCGCCGCACGGTGGACCACGCCTTCCACCGCCTGTTCGAGGCGGAGGGCAGCACCCGGCGCTTCCTGGTGGCCGACGAGGTGGGCCTGGGCAAGACTCTGGTGGCGCGGGGCATCATCGCCCGGGGTCTGGACCATCTCTGGGATACCACCGACCGCATCGACGTTATCTACATCTGCAGCAACCAGAACATCGCCCGCTCCAACCTCCCCAAGCTGCAGGTGACAGGCCAGGCGGAGGATGCCGAGGCTCACGCCACCCGCCTGACCATGCTCGCCACGGAGATGGCGCCCGAGAAACGGCAGGCCGACGGAAAGGAGGGCTCCCTCCCCAAGGCGAATTTCGTCAGCTTCACCCCGGGTACCTCCTTCGATTTGCGCAGCTCCGGCGGGAAATCCGAGGAGCGGCAGGTCCTGTACTGGCTGCTGGAGGAGGTGGTGCCGGCCAAAACGGGCCTGAAGAACCTGCTGCAAGGCTGGGTGGGCACGGAGCGCTGGCGCCAGGCCCTGCGCAGTTCCTGGCCCCTGGAGCCGGGCATCAAGGAGCGCTTCCAGCAGCGGGTCCAGGCCGACGAGCGGCTGCTCGGTGAACTGGAGGCGGCCATCGACCGCTGGTTCCTTCAGGGGCCGGAGGGATACCCCAACGGGGAGTACCCCGACGAGGCGCGCCGCAAGCGGGACCGCCTGACCGGGCAGTTGCGGCAACACCTCGCCGAGGTCTGCATCGAGGCGCTGGAGCCGGACCTGGTCATCCTGGACGAATTCCAGCGCTTCAAGACGCTGGTGAACCAGGACGAGGCCGGACCCGACGCGGCAGCGAAGCTGGCCCAGCGCTTGTTCCATACCCGCAATGCCCGGGGCGAGCCGGTCCACACCCTGCTGCTTTCGGCCACGCCCTACAAGCTTTACACCGCGGACGCGGAAGAAGAAGACAATCACTACCGGGACTTCCTCGCCACCACCCGGTTCCTCCTGGATTACGACGAGGTGCGTGTGGCCGTCCTGGAGGAACGCCTCGCGGCCTTCGGCCGGGAGCTCAAGCGTGCTGCGAAAGGGCAAAGCCACGATGTGGTGGCTGCCAGGCAGGCGGCCGAGGAATGCTTGCAGGCCATCATGGCCCGGACCGAGCGGGTGGCGGCGAGCGACGAGCAAGACGCCATGGTGGAGGAGCACGGAACCGACCTGAGTCTCGCGCCGGGCGATGTGCGGCAGTATCTGGCCGCCGACGCCTGGTTCACCGCCGTGGGGGACCGAGACCCCATGGCCTACTGGAAGGCCGGCCCCTACCTCCCGCACTTCATGCAGGGATACAAGGTCAACGAGCGGGTGCGGGAGGCCCGGGAGGGACAGCCGGACAAGCTCAAGCGGGTGCTGGACAGCTATCCGGATGCCTTTCTGGACCGTAATGCGCTCGCCCGGTGGGAGCGGATGGATCCGAGCCACGCCAAGCTGCGCTCCATGGTCAATGAGCTGCTGGACACGGGCCTCTGGAAGCTGCTGTGGATGCCCCCCTCCCTGCCGTACTGGTCCCTCGGAGGTCCATTCCAGGGGCAGGACCATCGGACCAAGACGCTGCTGTTCTCCGCCTGGAACTTCGTGCCCGACGTGGTGAGCGGTGTGCTCAGCTACGAGGCTGAGCGGCGCATGACCGGCGGGGCCCTGAAAGACTACTGGGAGCAGCGCAGCCCCTTGCTGCGGCTCGGGGAACAGAACCGGACTCGCTCCCGCCACCGCCTGCTCTTGCTGCTCATGCCAAGCACCGTGCTCGCGGACTGCGCGCACCCTCTGGCAGCCCCGGAGGGTGCCGACGTACGGGGCTGGGTTCGGGGGCGGATCGAGGCGATGCTCGGGGAGCTGGACTGGCAGGCTGACCCGGCCGAAGAGCCGGATCCCCGCTGGGAGTACATGGCGCCCCTGCTGTTGGATCCCGGGCTTCGGGACTTCCTCCAGTATTGGGCATCTGCGTCTCCGGAAGAGACCGGGAAACCCAACCCCGATGTCCTCCCCGCGTACCTCCAGGACCTTTTGGAGCTGGATCCCGCTTCCTTGGGGCCACAGCCGGAGGGCTTGGCCGAGCATCTGACTGATTTGGCGCTGGGCGCACCGGGGGTCATAGCGACCCGTACCTTGGGTTCGGCCGCCCTGTCGGACCAAAAGCGACGGACCCTTGCCACCCGGTTTGCCCAGGCCTACTGGAACCTGTTCAACCGGCCGGCGGTCATGTCACTGCTGGAGCAGCTGGAAGGCAGGGAAGGGGCCCTGGGCGAGCACGTCTACTGGCGGCGCGTTCTGCGCTACTGCATCGACGGGAACCTCCAGGCCGTCATGGACGAAACTTGGCACCTGGCCTGGGAGCAGCATGCCTGGTCCAAGGAAGCCCCGGCCGACAAGGTGGCCGAGGTCTGCGTGGAGGAATTGGCCGCGCGCATCGATCCGCGCCCGACGCGGGTCCATGCCCATTTTCTGCAGCCGGATGGCAACGGGGGCCTCGAGCCCAACACGCTGCGCATCCGGACCACCTTCGCCCAGCGGTTCGGCGACCTCCGCACCGAGGAGGGGATGGTCAGCCAGGACGCCATCCGGGCCGCCTTCAATAGCCCCTTTCGGCCCTTCGTGCTGACTAGCACCTCGGTGGGGCAGGAGGGGCTGGATTTCCATCCCTGGTGCCATCGCTTGGTCCATTGGAACCTCCCCGGGAACCCCGTGGATCTAGAGCAGCGGGAAGGCCGGATCCACCGCTACAAGGGCCACGCGGTGCGCCGAAACGTGGCCGACCAATTTGGAAAGGATGCCAGAGCGGGGTGGGCGCCCGGGGCTGACCTCTGGGAACTTCTGTTTTCGGTGGCGGACCGGTCGGCCCGCGAAAAAGGGGCCAACGACTTGATTCCGTTCTGGATTGCTCCAGGGCCTTTCAAGGTGCAGCGCCATGTGCCGGCGCTCCCCTACACCCGGGAGGTGGAAGCTTTCCGCCGCCTGAAGCATCAGTTGGCTACCTACCGAGTGGTCTTCGGCCAGCCCAGGCAGGAAGAGCTTTTGACCATGCTGGGGGAGGCGGACGTATCCACCGAGCAGCTCAGTGAGTGGACAATCCAGCTCAGCCCCACACGGGCCCTTCTCAACCCCGGAAATATGGATTATCCATGA